The nucleotide sequence GGGACAAGGCTTCAGACAGGCTTGGGCCAGGCCTTCCTGCTTTGCCAAAGGGAACATGCCTTAGGCTTGTTGATAATAGGGGTAAGAGTGAGCATATACTTTCTTGGTTAAAGGGGATGGGGCTGAGCCTTAGTAAGGATCATGATGGGAGTTAAGTAGCTTGGCCTCTCTGAAGAGAAACAAGTCTCCTTGTGGTTGGTTTAATGTAGTACAATTAGAATTTTATTGGTATTGCATAGCAGTAACATGATGGGAACAGTCATGTAAAGTCACCATTAGAAAATTGAATAGAGGTGGCAGGGAGAAACAAGCTGTGGAAACaaagtggtggtacacgcctctttaattccagcatttgagaggcagaaacaggtggatctctgggtttgaggctaaCTTGGCATACCTAGTGagttagtgagttccagggctacacagagaaaaaccctgtcttgaaaagccagaaagaaaaaaaaaaaagaaggaaggaagaaaattgaaTGGGCAATTTCCTTTACTAGGCATTTAGCTTGGTGTTCTTTTTGGGGTGGGGAACACAAGTTTGAAGCCTGGAATGATTGTGGGACTGTTAGCACAAACAGCACCTTGTATGTGGCTTGATTGCTGGTGGCTAACCCTGCTGCACATGATAGTCAGATCTACTCTGTACTCTGTCTTGCTGCACAGGTCCTGGCAGGATGACTCCTTGGGCTCCCAGTGTTTGTCTTCTGCCAGACTCCTCAGACAGGAGCTGGCATTCTCCGGGGTGCTGGAGTAGGGGTTGTTTGTATAAGACTCTGGGTTACCAGAGACCAAGCTGTCTTTCTGGATGGCTTCTCTGAGCCTCTGGTGTCCGTGTTTGGTTTTAAGATACTCAGTACTGGTTGTATGTGGATCCATTGAGTGTCTAACAGAATACCTAAGGCAGGGCCTACACTGGGTCATGAATAGAGAACTTGTCCATTAGTGTTTTGAGCCTTTCTTTCCTTGGTGTCCTAGCACCTTTGTGAGTGGCTACTTTCCCTGGAATTATTTTGGCTCATTTGAAGACAGAGCCTAGAGCCCTGCTTTCTCTTAGACCTGGGGTACCTGAACCTGGTGCTACAGTCACGGTGCTCCAGTGCTGGCTGCCTGGGCTCTGACATATGGCTGTAAGTAAAACCTCTCTGAGCGTCAGTGCTTACCctgcggggggagggggtgggggagttaGACTGTAGAACAGCAACTATGGGACACTGCTAAAGGCAACTCTGTGCTGTGTCTTATCCCCTTGGTTATTTAAATATAGGTTAAGCTACTGAAGGCCCTTTCTTTACTGGTGGTCTAAAAGCAgggcttttagagacagggtctattGGGGAGTGCTTAAGCTCCAAAAATGCCCAGACAGACAGAATAACCCATTGTTCCCCAGATGCCTAGGTGATGCTTGAGCAATTTCTGTGCTCTCCTAATGTGCAAGGTGAAAGTTGGTTTACACCAACCGAGAATTTCAGAATTGAGATTCGGTGACAGCCTTGCTAGTACCCCTTGAGTGAGTCACCTTTGTTCCCTCAGGCAGGTGTACACATAAGATTCATTCATGAGGGGAAATCTGAAGGTGTCTTCCTTTGGGGTAGGGGCTGGCTACTATCACTCACTAGCCAGCCCTTCCCTAGGCTAAGTGGGGCAGATGACCAAGAAAACAATTCTGTGTGCAGGATGAGACTAGAAAGTGGACTAACAGAATGGGAGGGGCCAGTGGAGTCTTTTATCATATACAAAGCAGAGTACCAAATAGATACAGAGGATTCAAATTCCTCGTAGGGGCCTGGGCCTGGATCTGTACTAACTGTCAGTTTTCCTGTCTGattactttctctttccttctgctttctgCTGTTGGGGAAGACCAGGcttgctctctctccccctccccaaccctttGGTGTCCTAGTCAGAGATTGTCATTGTTTAGTATCCATTAAAGTTGACCTCAGTTTATTTAGACTTTGGGTCTGAAACACCCTGCAAACAGCCCTGTCACAGCTATAACATCAGAGTGCCTATaagtctttgctttttttttcttggtacatTTCAGTCCTTAGCAGCAGGGCAGTCTTGATAGCCCAGGGCCCTTGTGGACAGATGACAAGACAGTCTGCAGTATGGGTTTAATGAGATCAGGACCTTAAATACTTGTGTATTGCAAAAGGTTATTATGTTCAGCCTTAACCTGTCCAAGGTAGAaaggcagggcagaaactcaaatcTTCTGTCTCTGGGGCGGGGGTGGCTCTGCTTTTGAGGCCTTGGGATGTTCCCTTACAGATTTTCCTGTTTTTggggaggttttgtttttctgtagacTTCACTGTCCACTGCTTTTGGGGAAGTCTAAGCTGCATGTGAGTGTTTGCCTCATTTCTGTGCCACCATTGATAACCAGTGCTGGTCATTGCTACAGAAGTGGGGGTCCCAGAACATGGGGGTACAGATGACCACTGACAGGGCTAGCTGACAGTAATGTCTTTGAAGTCTGACAACATGAAAGATACTTGGCAAGGCTCTCTGCAGTCTCCTGGGTAGTGGTGCTTCCTGTGGaatgaagtatgtcactgggaagAACATAGGGAATTAGGGCCACTGGGAGGCACTTCTGTGGAAAGTAGGGATCACCTGGGGTATTTCCTATTCTATATAGCATGTTACCAGGGGACATTTCCTGTGGGTGTCACTTGGTGAGGCTCATAGGTATCCTTAACCCCAGGCCAGTGTGCCACCTCAGAGAGTTCCCAAGTATGCCATACATGAAGAATTGTACAATACTGTTTACTAGGCCCCTGGGAACTTGGGAATTTCCTACATAATCCAGCCATCACctgtctgtttcccttcagaCATGGCTTTACATGTTGGAGGCTCCTTCCTGTGAGGAGTCTCCACAGCCTGAGAACCTGCTTCATCTCCATAGGGTATTTCCACAGGTTGACatgtatttccttctttctctgcagAAGGACATGGCTCTGAAGCCACATGAGCGGAAAGAAAAATGGGATCAGCGCCTCATCAAGAAGCCCCGAGAGTCAGAAAACTGCCCATCTGCTGAGCTGAGTGAGAACAGGCAGCCCCTGGAGGTGGGCAGTCCAGGGCAGAATGCAGAGCCCACTTGTGATGAAGGGACTAAGAAGGTCCCGTTGCAGCCCTCCAAACAGGTAAGCATCCTGTGCCCTCCCTTACTCAAGATCTCTGCAGTGGTGGGATCTGCACCAGTTCTATACGCACACCTGGACCCCACCCTTCAGCGTCTGGCCTGCCTGGCAATGCACCCCATCGTTGCTAGGCTTGGGGTATGGGGTAGATAGGTAGGAGCCAGGCTGGTCACAGAGGTGCGGGGACCTGTCTGTCTGCCCAACTGAAAAGGCCTGCCTGGCCAGTGCTATTGCTTTTCCCCAGGAGTACAGGGGTGTGTGCTGGCCAGGATGGGTGACAGTGCTAAGCTGATAGGCCGGCCCCGCTTCCCGCTGCGTCTGTCAGGTTCCGCCGACTAGGTGTCTGGAGACATCCAGAGTGTCTCTAAATGGATATGGGGACAAGGCTCCTGCTAAGAGAGGGGAATGCTCAGCCAAAGGCTTCAGGTGATGGTCCAGCAGTGAAAGGAGAAACCAAGAAAAGGgatgccctccctcccccaggaggAGTGTTTCTGGCCATATGAGGTCTGTCAGAGCAGGTAGAAACTGGTCTGTGCTGCCTGAGCATGGGTCTGTCCTGAGTCATGGCTCAGTGCTGCAACTGCTTTCCTTCTGAGGACCCTAGGCCTGTGCCCTCTTTTTATAGAAAAAGGGCTtttctcagcagttaagactgctCTGAGCTCCCTTGGGAATTGGGCTTTGGAGAGGGAATAGCATGTCTTGGGCCTGGGCTGGATGGGGGATCCGCGGGCACACCTGCCCAGGTGGACACATACTCTTTCTTCCATGCAGGTGTGCTCCCCAGAAGGGGGGCCGCTCCCAGCCAGCCCCTGGCACCAGAACGGCCCGGCCCAGcaccagcagcaacaacagcccAGCCAGTCCAGCCAGCCCCAGGGGCCCCTCCCAGCCCCAGGGCAGCCCTGCCAGCCCCAGCGGCCACCCCTGGGTCAGCGTGCTTGGCCCCATCGATCACTTGGCTTGAGACAGCCTTGCCAGCCCCGGCGCCCACTTCTGGGCCCTGGTCAGCAACACCGACCCCAGCATCTGCTTCCGGCCCCAGATCAGCTCAGCCAGACCCAGCGCTCACGCCTGGCTCAGCCCCGCAGGCCACTCTTGGCTCTTCCAGGCTCCAGGCAGCGCCTGCAGTCCATCCAGACTCCATGGCATCGCTACCCACTTCGGTCCCTGTTGACCTCGTGTCACCTCTGCCGGTCTCTACTGACCGTGTGGCACCGTTGCCGACCTTTGCAGTCATGGACCACAGAGTGTTCCTGTGACCAGCCCTGTAGGGCTGCCTCAGGACAGCGCTGCCAGCCCCCTCGGACTCTCACCTTGCAACCACGCCATTGTCCCACCAGCCACCTTTCAGGCCAGTGCTGCTGCTCCTGGCAGGCACTGTTGGCCCCACATCAGCAGAGCCAGCCCCATAGATCTCTCCTGGGCCAGTCTAGTGGCCCCCGACAGTCACTGGTGGGCCTCAAGCAGCCCCAGCAATTAGTTGAAGGCCCAGAGCAGAGTAGCTCTCCAAATCCTGCCCTGCTGAATCCTAGACAGTCACAACAGAAGTGTCCAAGTCTTAGCCCAGAGCCATCTCACCTACCTAAACAGCCCCTCATGGGCCCAAAGAAGCCCCTGCGGTCACTTCTGGGCCCAGACCAACTTCGCAAACCCCAACCGTTACTTCCCCTACCCGATCGCCCTTCACTTCTGGGGCAGCCAGGCCTGGCCCCCCAGCCTCTTCTGAGGCCCCTTTGTCAACTGAGGCGGCAGTCCCTACTGGATCTGGTGCCAGCCCGTCAACCCCAGCCTTCGATCCTGGGCCATCCCTTCAGGCCCTTGAGGACACAGTGGACTCGAAACTCTGCCCCAGGGGTGGCCCGCCAAGCCCCGTCTGTGAGTCCTGGAGCATGAGGCTTGTAGATAACTCCCTGGATGAATTTGTCACGCTGCAGTTGGGCTGCACCAGTGAGAACCTTACTCTTTAGATGCTTTACAGACTGCCATGAGGCTGTTCCCAGACTGCTTTGACTGATTGGGGCCTGAGGTCAAGGCAGGAAAGCCCCTGCTGTGCCAAGACCAGGCCCAGGCTCATCGCATCAGAAGCATCAGAAGAGAGATGAACGCCAAGTCATTCCATCATCCTACTGCCCCTTCCATAGGTGTCAGGCCTCTTGGTGTTACTGTGCCCCTCACATGCTTTATGTTGGACAACTCCTAGGAGAGGTTACACAGCCACCCAAGGACTTGGAGCCTGTTGGGATCCTTCAGCATCCTTTGGTGCCTCTAATTGCCAACAACATTTTTGCATCTCCCCgtctcatgcatgtgtgcaggtgcaagtggtgtgtccatgtgtgcctgtgtgtggcgGGCATGTGTGAGGCCTAGGCCTCACTTTCTGTCCCCCACTTCACACCCActgtgttccctgccctgagCACAATGGCTTAAGTGACTCAGGGCCACAGCGTGCATTTGGTTAGGCAGGTTTCAGCTCACTCTGTAGTAGTGTGAGTGGCGGGCtgtgttcccacccagctccgcacggctagctttacccgaaataattacacagaaactgtattcttttaaacactgcttggcccattagctctagcctcttactggctagctctcacatctagattaactcatttctaataatctgtgtaccaccacaaggtggtagcttaccagttAGATcttaaccagcatccatcttggagagcagagctatggcgactgcctgactcggcttctttctcccagtattctgttctgtctactccgcctatctaagctgctgtcatatcaaaagggccaaggcagtttctttattaaccaacagacCTATGACCCTCCTCAATCATCACACCTTTTGGCTGTGGGATGGTGTTAGTGTCTACTTGAAGATCCTCCAGCTGCATAAGAT is from Microtus pennsylvanicus isolate mMicPen1 chromosome 1, mMicPen1.hap1, whole genome shotgun sequence and encodes:
- the Fbrsl1 gene encoding fibrosin-1-like protein isoform X12 — translated: MEAKVRPSRRSRAQRDRGRRREATRDARAQSPSSGDEPEPSPGKENAGVRGAPSQRPTPLRAARPPRRRRRESSSQEEEVIDGFAIASFSTLEALEKDMALKPHERKEKWDQRLIKKPRESENCPSAELSENRQPLEVGSPGQNAEPTCDEGTKKVPLQPSKQVCSPEGGPLPASPWHQNGPAQHQQQQQPSQSSQPQGPLPAPGQPCQPQRPPLGQRAWPHRSLGLRQPCQPRRPLLGPGQQHRPQHLLPAPDQLSQTQRSRLAQPRRPLLALPGSRQRLQSIQTPWHRYPLRSLLTSCHLCRSLLTVWHRCRPLQSWTTECSCDQPCRAASGQRCQPPRTLTLQPRHCPTSHLSGQCCCSWQALLAPHQQSQPHRSLLGQSSGPRQSLVGLKQPQQLVEGPEQSSSPNPALLNPRQSQQKCPSLSPEPSHLPKQPLMGPKKPLRSLLGPDQLRKPQPLLPLPDRPSLLGQPGLAPQPLLRPLCQLRRQSLLDLVPARQPQPSILGHPFRPLRTQWTRNSAPGVARQAPSVSPGA